In Pseudomonas glycinae, the DNA window GAAAAAACCATGATCGGCTTGTTGCTGTTGATGATCGTCGCGGTGGCGGCGTTCAACATCATCGCGACCCTGATCATGGTGGTGAACGACAAGGGCGCGGACATTGCGATCCTGCGCACTATCGGCGCCACACCACGGCAGATCATGGCGATCTTCATGGTGCAGGGCACGGTGATCGGCATCGTCGGCACCATCATTGGTGGCGTGCTGGGCGTGATTGCCGCGCTGAATGTCAGTGAGATGGTGGGCTGGGTGGAGCGAGTGACCGGGCAGCACATCTTCAGTTCGGACGTGTATTTCGTCAGCAACCTGCCATCGGAATTGCAGGGCGGCGACGTGCTGCTGATCTGCTCGGCGGGCTTCATCCTCAGCTTCCTGGCCACCGTTTACCCGGCGTGGCGGGCGGCGAAGATCGAACCGGCGCACGCGTTGCGTTATTCCTAAGCATCCTGATGCTCGTTCCCACGCAGAGCGTGGGAACGATCAGCTTCGAGGCAACTCAATCACAAACCGCGTCCAGCCCTGAGCCGATTCGCAATGAATCTGCCCGCCATGGGCCCGGATGATCGACTGAGTAATCGCCAGTCCCAATCCCGCATGCTCGCTGCTGCCTTCCTGGCGCGCCGGATCCGCCCGGTAGAAGCGGTCGAACAAACGCGGCAACAACTGCGCAGAAATCCCTTCACCACTGTTCTCCACGGACACCCTCAAGGATTTCGCCTGCTCGGCCACCTGCACGCGCACTTCGCCGTTAGCAGGGGTAAAGCGCAACGCGTTATCCAGCAGATTCGACAGCGCCCGACGCAACATCGCGCGATCCCCCTCGAACCGCCCCGCACCGTCACGGCTCAGGCTGACCTTGGCGTCTTCGGCCAGCGGCGCAAAAAACTCCAGCAACGCATCGGCTTCTTCCGCCAGCTCCAGCGGTTCACGCTTGGGCATCAGCAAGCCGTGGTCAGCCTTGGCCAGATAAAGCATGTCGTTTATCAACTGCGCCATCCATTGCAGCTCTTCCAGGTTGCTGTGCAGTGCCTCGCGATAGTCTTCGAGGGGACGAGGGCGGGTGAGAGTGACCTGAGTGTGGGTCAGCAGGTTCGACAATGGGGTGCGCAGTTCATGGGCGATGTCAGCAGAAAACGCTGACAGCCGCTGAAAGGAGTCATCGAGACGTCCGAGCATGGCGTTGAAGCTGTGGGCCAATTCCGTGAGTTCTGCGGGCATTCGGGCTTCCGGCAGTCGGGCATTCAGCGATTGCGCCGAAATCCCACGGGCGACCGCACTCATTCGTCGTAGCGGGCGAAGACCGCTGCGGGCGGCCCAGGCACCGAGCAGCGCGGTAGCCAGCGCCGAGAGGCCGACGGTCAGCCAGATCAGATGCTGCATGCGTTGCAGGAAGTGCTGGTGGTGGGTGATGTCCAGCAGCAAGGTCAATTGCGGGGAATCGGGTTTTCCCGGTTCAAGCGCAGCGTTGAGCAGGCGATAGTCGGTGCCGTTGTCGCTGATGGTGGCCAGGCCGGGCTGTTGCGGCAGGTTCACCGGGGCATGCAACGAGCGGCCGAACCAGCGCTGCCCCTCAGAGCTGCTGATACGCAACGAAACATCGCCCTGTTGGCTCAATTCATCGGTGATGTGCGCGGCGTCGCTACCGCTGCGCAGCGTCTGACGCACGCTGAGCAGTTTTCCTTCGAGCAGTTGCTGGTCGAGCTCGATGAAGTGGCCCTCGCTGGCCCGATTGAAAACAACCCCGGCCACCAGCGAAACCACTGCGGTGCAGCCGGCGAACAGCAGCGCCAGCCGACCGCTCAAGGACAATCGGCGCATCAGTCGGCACGCTCTTCAAGGACGTAGCCCATGCCGCGCACGGTGTGAATCAGTTTGTTGGGGAAGTCGTCATCGATCTTCAGGCGCAGTCGGCGAATCGCCACTTCGATCACATTGGTATCGCTGTCGAAGTTCATGTCCCAGACCTGCGAGGCGATCAGCGATTTAGGCAACACTTCGCCCTGGCGGCGCAGGAGCATTTCCAGCAAGGCGAACTCCTTGGCGGTGAGGTCGATACGTTGACCGTTGCGTTCGACCCGGCGGCGGATCAGGTCCAGGCTCAGATCGGCCAGGCGCAGGCTGGTTTCCTGGGGCGTGGAACTGCCGCGGCGTAACAGGCTGCGCACCCGCGCCAGCAGTTCGGAGAAAGCGAACGGTTTGACCAGGTAGTCGTCGGCGCCCAGTTCGAGGCCGTGAACCCTATCTTCCACGGTGTCCTTGGCGGTCAAAAACAGGATCGGCGTTTCCAGGCCGGCGCTGCGCACCGCTTGCAGGATCTGCCAGCCATTGCGTCCGGGCAGCATCACATCGAGGATCAGCAGCGCATAGTCGCCACTCAACGCCAATTGCTGGCCGGTGGTGCCGTCGGCCACCAGTTCGGTGTTGAAACCGGCCTCGGTCAGGCCCTGGCGCAGGTACTGGCCGGTTTTGGGTTGGTCTTCGACGATCAGCAGTTTCATGGGCAACTCGGGTAGCGGGAACGAGGACGTTATACCGTGGGCTCACGCGGTGAGCGCCAAACTGACAAAGTTGTAATCTCTCTGTCAGTTCGCTGCCAGCGCAGGCGGGCTAGAGTTTCCCACAGGCTGAACCTTGATTTATTGGAGTACGACTATGTTTTTGCGCAACCGTCTGGCCCTTGCCGCGTGTCTGCTGGCGCTGAGTTCGCCGCTGTGGGCGTCGCCGGCGCACACCTATGACTTCGGCCAGCCGGCCCCGGCGGCCAAG includes these proteins:
- a CDS encoding heavy metal sensor histidine kinase; amino-acid sequence: MRRLSLSGRLALLFAGCTAVVSLVAGVVFNRASEGHFIELDQQLLEGKLLSVRQTLRSGSDAAHITDELSQQGDVSLRISSSEGQRWFGRSLHAPVNLPQQPGLATISDNGTDYRLLNAALEPGKPDSPQLTLLLDITHHQHFLQRMQHLIWLTVGLSALATALLGAWAARSGLRPLRRMSAVARGISAQSLNARLPEARMPAELTELAHSFNAMLGRLDDSFQRLSAFSADIAHELRTPLSNLLTHTQVTLTRPRPLEDYREALHSNLEELQWMAQLINDMLYLAKADHGLLMPKREPLELAEEADALLEFFAPLAEDAKVSLSRDGAGRFEGDRAMLRRALSNLLDNALRFTPANGEVRVQVAEQAKSLRVSVENSGEGISAQLLPRLFDRFYRADPARQEGSSEHAGLGLAITQSIIRAHGGQIHCESAQGWTRFVIELPRS
- a CDS encoding heavy metal response regulator transcription factor; the encoded protein is MKLLIVEDQPKTGQYLRQGLTEAGFNTELVADGTTGQQLALSGDYALLILDVMLPGRNGWQILQAVRSAGLETPILFLTAKDTVEDRVHGLELGADDYLVKPFAFSELLARVRSLLRRGSSTPQETSLRLADLSLDLIRRRVERNGQRIDLTAKEFALLEMLLRRQGEVLPKSLIASQVWDMNFDSDTNVIEVAIRRLRLKIDDDFPNKLIHTVRGMGYVLEERAD